In one Umezawaea sp. Da 62-37 genomic region, the following are encoded:
- a CDS encoding DegT/DnrJ/EryC1/StrS family aminotransferase: MTVPLVDLGIQRDQIADEVAEGFARVLAATAFVGGPDCAAFEAEFAAYSGRAHCVGVANGTDALELALRAAGIESGDRIALPANTFVATAEAVVRAGGVPVPVDVDDEHLLLDPAALAEVAADVRAVMPVHLFGQLAPMEPIMAIAREHGLVVVEDGAQCQGATQHGRGMGSWGDAAGTSFYPGKNLGAFGDAGGVLTDDEEVAHRVRLLANHGSDRKYEHPTLGFNSRLDTLQAVVLRAKLARLAGWNTERRLAAATYAELLKDVDGVRLPGAAEGNEHVWHLYVVRVEDRDGVLIDLNKAGIGAGIHYPAPVHTTGAFERYGRHEGYPVAEQAAGEILSLPMFPGITRAQQERVRDVLVEAVASRV, translated from the coding sequence GTGACGGTCCCACTGGTGGATCTCGGGATCCAGCGCGACCAGATCGCGGACGAGGTCGCGGAGGGCTTCGCCAGGGTGCTGGCGGCCACCGCGTTCGTCGGCGGTCCGGACTGCGCGGCCTTCGAGGCCGAGTTCGCCGCGTACTCCGGCCGCGCGCACTGCGTCGGCGTGGCCAACGGCACCGACGCGCTGGAGCTGGCGCTGCGCGCGGCGGGCATCGAGTCGGGCGACCGGATCGCGTTGCCCGCCAACACCTTCGTCGCCACGGCGGAGGCCGTCGTGCGGGCCGGCGGCGTGCCCGTGCCGGTCGACGTGGACGACGAGCACCTGCTGCTCGACCCGGCCGCGCTGGCCGAGGTCGCCGCGGACGTGCGCGCGGTCATGCCGGTGCACCTGTTCGGCCAGCTCGCCCCGATGGAGCCGATCATGGCCATCGCGCGGGAGCACGGGCTGGTCGTGGTCGAGGACGGCGCGCAGTGCCAGGGCGCCACCCAGCACGGCAGGGGCATGGGCTCGTGGGGCGACGCCGCGGGCACCAGCTTCTACCCCGGCAAGAACCTCGGCGCGTTCGGCGACGCGGGCGGCGTGCTGACCGACGACGAGGAGGTCGCCCACCGGGTGCGCCTGCTCGCCAACCACGGCAGCGACCGCAAGTACGAGCACCCGACGCTGGGCTTCAACTCCCGGCTCGACACGCTCCAGGCCGTGGTGCTGCGGGCGAAGCTCGCCCGCCTCGCGGGCTGGAACACCGAGCGGCGGCTCGCCGCCGCCACGTACGCCGAACTGCTCAAGGACGTCGACGGCGTCCGGCTGCCCGGCGCGGCCGAGGGCAACGAGCACGTGTGGCACCTCTACGTCGTGCGCGTCGAGGACCGCGACGGCGTGCTGATCGACCTGAACAAGGCGGGCATCGGCGCGGGCATCCACTACCCGGCGCCCGTGCACACCACCGGCGCGTTCGAGCGGTACGGCCGCCACGAGGGCTATCCCGTCGCGGAGCAGGCGGCGGGCGAGATCCTGTCGCTGCCGATGTTCCCCGGCATCACCCGCGCCCAGCAGGAGCGCGTCCGCGACGTCCTGGTCGAAGCGGTGGCCTCCCGTGTCTGA
- a CDS encoding glycosyltransferase family 4 protein: MKVLVFAHRLELGGTQTNAIELAATIRDTHGHEVVLFAAPGPASELARSKGLRLIEAPDATGHPSPAVMRALRAAVRAERPDLIHVWDWPQCFDAYFGEHLVHRVPLLCTMMGMVVPSFVPRQLPTTFGTQQLADDARRSRTGTVDLLEPPVDIAFNAPGAVDPAPFKEKFGLTDDKLTVVTVSRLVEWLKLESLLRSIQAVDLLAEKHAVRLVIVGEGTAAEQVAARAGEVNRRHGTDVVVLTGGLLDPRPAYEAADVVLGMGGSALRTLAFAKPIVVLGEKGFSLPFDESTVGYFRRHGYYGLGKGIETPADLAAQIEPMIEDSLLRKELGEFGRGVVVRHYGLDPAARGLEELYRRVAAAPAHRATTAREGARTVAMLTARRLPAPVKDKLRAVVRRLAPNRGQGVAS; encoded by the coding sequence GTGAAGGTCCTCGTCTTCGCCCACCGGCTGGAACTCGGCGGCACCCAGACCAACGCGATCGAGTTGGCCGCCACGATCCGGGACACCCACGGCCACGAGGTGGTGCTGTTCGCCGCGCCCGGCCCGGCCTCGGAACTGGCCAGGAGCAAGGGGCTGCGGCTGATCGAGGCCCCCGACGCCACCGGCCACCCGTCGCCCGCGGTCATGCGCGCCCTGCGCGCCGCCGTCCGCGCGGAGCGGCCGGACCTGATCCACGTGTGGGACTGGCCGCAGTGCTTCGACGCCTACTTCGGCGAGCACCTCGTGCACCGCGTCCCGCTGCTGTGCACGATGATGGGCATGGTGGTGCCGAGCTTCGTGCCGCGCCAGCTGCCCACCACGTTCGGCACCCAGCAGCTCGCCGACGACGCCCGCCGGTCCCGCACCGGCACGGTGGACCTGCTGGAACCGCCGGTCGACATCGCGTTCAACGCCCCCGGAGCGGTGGACCCCGCCCCGTTCAAGGAGAAGTTCGGCCTCACCGACGACAAGCTCACCGTCGTCACGGTCTCGCGGCTGGTCGAGTGGCTGAAGCTGGAGAGCCTGCTGCGCAGCATCCAGGCCGTCGACCTGCTGGCCGAGAAGCACGCCGTGCGGCTGGTCATCGTCGGCGAGGGCACCGCGGCCGAGCAGGTCGCCGCCCGCGCGGGCGAGGTGAACCGGAGGCACGGCACGGACGTCGTGGTGCTCACCGGCGGACTGCTCGACCCGAGGCCCGCCTACGAGGCGGCCGACGTGGTGCTGGGCATGGGTGGCTCCGCGCTGCGCACGCTGGCGTTCGCCAAGCCCATCGTCGTGCTGGGGGAGAAGGGCTTCTCGCTGCCGTTCGACGAGAGCACCGTCGGCTACTTCCGCAGGCACGGCTACTACGGCCTCGGCAAGGGCATCGAGACGCCCGCCGACCTCGCCGCGCAGATCGAGCCGATGATCGAGGACTCGCTGCTGCGCAAGGAACTCGGCGAGTTCGGCCGCGGTGTCGTCGTGAGGCACTACGGGCTCGACCCCGCGGCGCGCGGGCTGGAGGAGCTGTACCGCCGGGTGGCCGCCGCCCCCGCGCACCGCGCGACCACGGCGCGCGAAGGCGCCCGCACGGTCGCGATGCTCACGGCCCGGCGACTGCCGGCGCCGGTCAAGGACAAGCTGCGCGCGGTGGTACGCCGCCTCGCGCCGAACAGGGGACAGGGGGTGGCCTCGTGA
- a CDS encoding acetyltransferase: MSAARPLLLVGAGGLARECLAALAAVEQAGTAPYTVLGLLDDDPARHGTPVDGTPVLGGSELVDEHPDAAVLVCTATSRVPDSRPRIARRLGLSDDRLATLVHPAASVARGTEIGAGAILLAGVVVTAPQRIGRMVVAMPQVLLTHDDEVGEGVTMAGRVALAGGVTVGRCAYLGAGSLVRENLAVGELSLLGMGSVLLEDLPAGETWVGSPARRLVRRPKAVAR; the protein is encoded by the coding sequence ATGAGCGCTGCCCGTCCGCTGCTGCTGGTGGGTGCGGGCGGCCTGGCTCGCGAGTGCTTGGCGGCGCTCGCGGCGGTCGAGCAGGCAGGCACGGCCCCGTACACCGTGCTCGGCCTCCTCGACGACGACCCCGCCCGGCACGGGACGCCGGTCGACGGCACTCCCGTGCTGGGCGGGTCGGAACTGGTCGACGAACACCCGGACGCGGCCGTGCTGGTCTGCACGGCGACCTCCCGCGTGCCGGACAGCAGGCCGCGGATCGCCCGGCGGCTCGGGCTGTCCGACGACCGCCTCGCCACCCTCGTGCACCCCGCGGCCAGCGTCGCGCGCGGCACCGAGATCGGCGCGGGCGCGATCCTGCTGGCGGGCGTGGTCGTCACCGCGCCGCAGCGGATCGGCCGCATGGTCGTGGCCATGCCGCAGGTGCTGCTGACCCACGACGACGAGGTGGGCGAAGGCGTGACGATGGCCGGTCGGGTCGCCCTCGCGGGCGGCGTGACCGTCGGCCGGTGCGCCTACCTCGGCGCGGGCTCGCTGGTCCGGGAGAACCTGGCCGTGGGCGAGCTGTCCCTGCTGGGCATGGGTTCCGTGCTGCTGGAGGACCTGCCCGCCGGTGAGACCTGGGTGGGCTCGCCCGCGCGGCGGCTCGTCAGGCGCCCGAAGGCGGTGGCCCGGTGA
- a CDS encoding DegT/DnrJ/EryC1/StrS family aminotransferase, producing MIPVMRPVLGEEEAQAAAEAVRSGWVAQGPRVAAFEEAFATRVGAAHGVAVSSCTTGLHLAVHLLGIGAGDEVVVPSLSFIATANAVRYTGATPVFADVDPDTGNLTADTVKAVLTPRTRAVMVVHQAGVPADVEELRALCDPLGVDVIEDAACAAGSTYRGFPVGTGALLAAWSFHPRKLLTTGEGGMVTMDREEWAVRGRRLREHGMSVSAADRHKGGAAVVEEYLETAFNYRLTDIQAAVGLVQLGRLDGIVARRRELAARYHGLLADVPGLRMVRDPEHGTTNYQSFWVRLPDDSPLERNDVLAGLAERGVSARRGIMASHLEPAYRGHPRGDLPVTEDLTRRTLILPLFHDMTTGEQDTVVDALKAALGLPVATGGVR from the coding sequence ATGATCCCCGTGATGCGCCCCGTCCTCGGCGAGGAGGAGGCCCAGGCCGCCGCCGAGGCCGTCAGGTCCGGCTGGGTGGCCCAGGGCCCCCGCGTCGCGGCCTTCGAGGAGGCCTTCGCCACGAGGGTCGGCGCCGCGCACGGCGTCGCGGTGTCCTCGTGCACGACCGGGCTGCACCTCGCCGTGCACCTGCTCGGCATCGGCGCGGGCGACGAGGTGGTCGTGCCGTCGCTGTCGTTCATCGCCACCGCGAACGCCGTCCGCTACACCGGCGCCACCCCGGTGTTCGCCGACGTCGACCCGGACACCGGCAACCTCACCGCGGACACAGTCAAGGCCGTCCTCACCCCGCGCACCAGGGCGGTCATGGTCGTGCACCAGGCCGGTGTCCCCGCGGACGTCGAGGAGCTGCGCGCGCTGTGCGACCCGCTGGGCGTGGACGTGATCGAGGACGCCGCGTGCGCCGCGGGCTCGACGTACCGGGGCTTCCCGGTCGGCACCGGCGCGCTGCTCGCGGCGTGGTCGTTCCACCCGCGCAAGCTGCTCACCACCGGTGAGGGCGGCATGGTCACGATGGACCGCGAGGAGTGGGCGGTCCGGGGCAGGCGGCTGCGCGAGCACGGCATGAGCGTCAGCGCCGCCGACCGGCACAAGGGCGGCGCCGCGGTCGTCGAGGAGTACCTGGAGACCGCGTTCAACTACCGGCTCACCGACATCCAGGCCGCCGTCGGGCTCGTGCAGCTCGGCAGGCTGGACGGCATCGTGGCGCGCAGGCGCGAGCTGGCCGCGCGCTACCACGGGCTGCTCGCCGACGTGCCCGGTCTGCGGATGGTGCGCGACCCGGAGCACGGCACGACGAACTACCAGTCGTTCTGGGTGCGGCTGCCCGACGACAGCCCGCTGGAGCGCAACGACGTGCTGGCCGGGCTGGCCGAGCGCGGCGTGTCCGCGCGCCGCGGGATCATGGCGTCGCACCTCGAACCGGCCTACCGCGGGCACCCGCGCGGCGACCTGCCGGTCACCGAGGACCTGACGCGGCGGACGCTGATCCTGCCGCTGTTCCACGACATGACCACGGGGGAGCAGGACACCGTGGTCGACGCCCTCAAGGCCGCTCTGGGCCTGCCGGTGGCGACGGGTGGCGTGCGATGA